The genomic window TGATGCCCAGCGAGCGGCCCCGCTCGGCGATGTCGAGCAGCACCTCCTTGATGGGGCTGGACCCCTCCCGCGGCGCGTACTTGTTCAACTCGTCGAGCATCGTGAACAGCAGCCCGCCGGCCCCGGCCTCCTCCTTGCGGGCGGTCTCCGCGGCCAGCACGACACCGACCACGAACCGCTGCGCCCGCTCCGGCAGATTGTGCAGGTCAACCACGGTCAGCTGCTGGTTCTCCGTCGACACTCGGCGGGTCGGCGTCTCCGGCAGGTCACCGCGGATGAGCGGCCGCAACGCCCGCAACGAGGACCGCAGCCGGCGCAGGAACGCGTTCACGGTGCCGGCACCGGTCACCGGACCGGCCCAGGCCGAGCGGGTGTCGTCGTCGGCGAGTTTGTCGGCGATCAGATCGACGAGCTGGTCGTAGGTGCGCACCGGGCGGCCGTCGATCGTGACCGCACCGTCGGTGCCCGCCGGGACGGCGTCCATCCGCAGACGGGCGGCGACCTGGTGGATCACCATCGTGTACTGGTTGCGCTCGTCCTCCGCGTCCGCGAAGACGAACGGCAGCAGCTCGCTGCGGCAGAACTCGGCGATCGTCCACCAGAACGCGTGGACGCCGGTCGCCCGCTCCCGGACGTCGGGCCGCCCGGTCGTGTCGCCGGGCAGCGGCGGCGCGTAGAACCCGGTGGAGGCGAACGGCTCGGCGGGCAGCCCCATGATCGCGTACTGCGCCCGGAGTGATTCGTCCAGCTTGGTGTTCGTATGGTCGAGGAACAACAGGTCCTCGCCCTTGACGCTGAAGATCAGCGCCTTGGTGTTCACCGTCCGGCGCCCCAGCACACCCGACCGGAACAGGCCGTAGAGCAGGAACAACGCGAAGCTCGTTTTGGTCGCGACGCCGGAGACGCCGGAGATCGACACGTGCGCGCCCCGGGTGCCGTCGAGAAAGTCGAGGTTGACGTAGATCGGCGTCCCGTCGCGGCCGAGGCCGACCGGCACCTTCCGGTCCATCCGGTCGAAGTAGAGCGCGATCGCCCGCTCCTCGCCGGTGGCGCGACGCACCGGCTCGCCGGGGCGCGGCGGCACGTACACCTCGGGCTCGACCCGGGTGGTGGCGATCTCCGCCACCTCCTGCACCTGCGCCGGGAGGACGCCGTCGGCGATCAGGAACACGTCCGAGCTGAACTGCGCGCCCTCGTGCCGCGCGGTGACCTGGGTGACGACGCCCGCGGTGAGCACCGGGCCCAGCCCCGGCACGTCGCGGACGGTGACCACCACGTCGTCGAGCTGCAGATACGCGTCGTCCCGGAGCGCCACATGGAACTGCAGCGGGGTGGCGTCTTCGGTGCCCAGCACCCGGCCTACCCACGGGAGGACGGCAGGCTCCACGGCGCCCCCTTCGGCGAGCCAGCTCGGCGCGGCCGTCATCGTTGCGTCCCGGTCAGAATCAGGTGCCCCATGACCACCGGACGCTACCCCACCCGTCGGACAATCCCGTCTACGCGGAGAGCGCCGGCTGCGGAGCCGCGGTACCCGCCGCGGCACCCGCCGCGGACAGCGCCTGCGGAGCCGCCGGGGCGAGCGCGGCGAGCAACAGATCGGCCAGCTCCGCGGCGGGTAGCGGCCGCGCGAACAAGTAGCCCTGTCCCTTCCGGTAGCCCAGCTCGTGCAGGCGCGCCGCCTGCGCGGCGTCCTCCACGCCCTCCGCGACCGTGTCCAGCTCCAGGCCGCGCGCGACCTGGCAGAGGAACTCGACGATCACCGCGCGGTCGCCGGGCTCGGTGACGCCGTCCACGAACGACTTGTCCACCTTCAGGATGTCGACCGGGCAGGTCAGCAGCAGCCCCAGCGACGAGTGGCCGGTGCCGAAGTCGTCCAGCGCGACCCGGACGCCGAGCGCCCGCAGCGCGTGCAGCGCCTCGACCGCCCGCCCGCCGCCGAACACCGCGGTCTCGGTCACCTCGACGACCAGGTACTCCGCGGGCAGCCCCGAGTCGGCGAGCGCCGCGGCCACGTCGTCGACGAAGTCCGGCTCGTCCAGCTGACGGGGCGACACGTTGACGCAGACCCGCGACGGCGCGGCGCCGCCGTACACGGCCGACCACGCAGCAGCCTGCCCGCAGGCCTCGCGCAACACCCAGCGGCCGAGCGGGACGATCAGCCCGCTGCGCTCGGCGACCGGGATGAAGCGGTCCGGCGGGATCAGCCCCCGCTCCGGGTCGTGCCAGCGGACGAGCGCCTCCACCCCGGCGATCCGCTGCTCGGG from Cryptosporangium aurantiacum includes these protein-coding regions:
- a CDS encoding ATP-binding protein; protein product: MTAAPSWLAEGGAVEPAVLPWVGRVLGTEDATPLQFHVALRDDAYLQLDDVVVTVRDVPGLGPVLTAGVVTQVTARHEGAQFSSDVFLIADGVLPAQVQEVAEIATTRVEPEVYVPPRPGEPVRRATGEERAIALYFDRMDRKVPVGLGRDGTPIYVNLDFLDGTRGAHVSISGVSGVATKTSFALFLLYGLFRSGVLGRRTVNTKALIFSVKGEDLLFLDHTNTKLDESLRAQYAIMGLPAEPFASTGFYAPPLPGDTTGRPDVRERATGVHAFWWTIAEFCRSELLPFVFADAEDERNQYTMVIHQVAARLRMDAVPAGTDGAVTIDGRPVRTYDQLVDLIADKLADDDTRSAWAGPVTGAGTVNAFLRRLRSSLRALRPLIRGDLPETPTRRVSTENQQLTVVDLHNLPERAQRFVVGVVLAAETARKEEAGAGGLLFTMLDELNKYAPREGSSPIKEVLLDIAERGRSLGIILIGAQQTASEVERRIISNSSIKVVGRLDPAEAGRPEYGFLPPGQRQRVTLAKPGTMFVAQPEIPVPLAVEFPFPAWATRRSEAGDTPAGTPPTTVNPVTGEITGRDPFKRLPAAPADDAPF